Proteins found in one Geomonas subterranea genomic segment:
- the gcvPA gene encoding aminomethyl-transferring glycine dehydrogenase subunit GcvPA, which produces MGYSPNTPDDIRDMLAAIGAASVEELFAPIPAQLRAKSFDLPPGMSELELMRLMREKAASCGAGITPFIGGGIYDHFIPAAVDHLASRAEFYTAYTPYQPECAQGTLQALYEYQTTICRLTGLEASNASLYDGGTAVAEAALMSLRITDRHKVILDGSVNPLHREIVTGYLHGLSAQAVQVASDGCASDLARLIASIDDETAAVIVQSPNFFGSVQDFRELAQKAHDHEALLIVSCYPIAMGLVASPGEMGADIAVGEGQSLGNHLSFGGPYFGFIATRKRFIRNLPGRIVGETVDHQGRRGFVLTLQAREQHIKRHKATSNICSNQSLCALRGLIFCASLGRKGFEELARLNYDKAQYARSVLGAVRGVEVLNAGATFNEFTLSLPKDAAEVVQRLLDKGVAAGVPLGQYYPGMERALVVTVTEKRTRDEIDRLAALLEEALWS; this is translated from the coding sequence ATGGGATACTCCCCGAACACGCCGGATGACATCCGGGACATGCTGGCGGCGATCGGCGCGGCCAGTGTGGAGGAGCTCTTCGCCCCGATTCCCGCTCAGCTGCGCGCCAAATCCTTCGATCTCCCCCCCGGCATGTCCGAACTGGAACTCATGCGGCTGATGAGGGAGAAGGCGGCCTCCTGCGGCGCCGGGATCACACCCTTCATCGGCGGGGGGATCTACGACCACTTCATCCCTGCCGCCGTCGATCACCTCGCCTCCCGCGCCGAATTCTACACCGCCTACACCCCCTACCAACCGGAATGCGCGCAGGGGACGCTCCAGGCCCTCTACGAGTACCAGACCACCATCTGCCGCTTGACCGGACTGGAGGCCTCCAACGCCTCGCTCTACGACGGCGGCACCGCGGTGGCCGAGGCGGCGCTGATGTCGCTGCGCATCACCGACCGCCACAAGGTGATCCTGGACGGGTCCGTTAACCCGCTGCACCGGGAGATCGTAACCGGTTACCTGCACGGCCTCTCCGCGCAGGCGGTGCAGGTCGCATCCGACGGCTGCGCATCCGACCTCGCCCGCCTGATCGCCTCCATCGACGACGAGACCGCAGCGGTGATCGTGCAGAGCCCCAACTTCTTCGGCTCGGTGCAGGACTTCCGGGAGTTGGCGCAGAAGGCGCATGACCACGAGGCGCTGCTGATCGTGTCCTGCTACCCCATCGCCATGGGTCTCGTTGCGAGCCCCGGCGAGATGGGAGCGGACATCGCGGTGGGAGAGGGGCAGAGTCTCGGCAACCACCTCTCCTTCGGCGGCCCCTACTTCGGCTTCATCGCCACCCGCAAGCGCTTCATCAGGAACCTTCCCGGACGCATCGTGGGGGAGACCGTCGACCACCAGGGGCGGCGCGGTTTCGTGCTCACCCTCCAGGCGCGTGAACAGCACATCAAGAGGCACAAGGCGACCTCCAACATCTGCAGCAACCAGAGCCTGTGCGCCCTGCGCGGCCTCATCTTCTGCGCCTCCCTGGGGCGGAAGGGATTCGAGGAACTCGCCCGGTTGAATTACGACAAGGCGCAGTACGCCAGGTCCGTGCTCGGCGCCGTGCGCGGGGTGGAGGTGCTCAACGCCGGGGCGACCTTCAACGAGTTCACCTTGTCTCTTCCCAAGGACGCCGCCGAAGTGGTACAACGGCTGCTCGACAAGGGAGTGGC
- the gcvH gene encoding glycine cleavage system protein GcvH, with protein MAKFYTKEHEWVEVAGAQATVGISEHAAHELGDITYVELPKIGKSVKQFEALAAIESVKAASDIYAPLSGKVAEVNQALEEAPELVNQWAESEGWICKLEGCDSAELSALMDDDAYTEYLKGL; from the coding sequence ATGGCAAAGTTCTATACCAAGGAGCACGAGTGGGTCGAGGTGGCAGGGGCGCAGGCGACGGTGGGGATCAGCGAGCACGCGGCCCACGAATTGGGGGACATCACCTACGTCGAACTCCCGAAGATCGGTAAAAGCGTCAAACAGTTCGAGGCCCTGGCGGCTATCGAGTCGGTGAAGGCTGCCAGCGACATCTACGCGCCGCTCTCGGGGAAGGTCGCGGAGGTGAACCAGGCGCTGGAGGAGGCGCCCGAGCTGGTGAACCAGTGGGCCGAGTCCGAAGGATGGATCTGCAAACTGGAAGGTTGCGATAGCGCCGAACTCTCCGCCCTTATGGATGACGATGCGTACACCGAGTACCTGAAAGGACTCTGA
- the gcvT gene encoding glycine cleavage system aminomethyltransferase GcvT, which translates to MEDLKATPLRAEHENLKALMAPFGGWLMPIQYSGIIAEHKWCREKGALFDICHMGEFLFKGDLVADGLEGVFTFPVSTIPVGRSRYGFLLNDAGGVIDDLIVFRLAGDEAMIVVNAATTGNDFAVIRSRLKNPAALTDISARTGKVDLQGPLSRAIMVEHFGEAIRDIPFFKFIKTAILGSDAIVSRTGYTGELGYEIFLPADKVPELWRLLLEDPRVAPAGLGARDLLRLEMGYSLYGNDLDETITPLTAGLSSFVNMDKEFVGKAALERELVQGSPRMKVAFKVDSRRAPRHHYRILHQGEEVGVVTSGAFSPMLSCGIGLGLVKPGAAALGTRLTIRHEKVEMEAQVVELPFYTGGSLRS; encoded by the coding sequence ATGGAAGATCTCAAGGCGACGCCGCTGCGCGCGGAGCACGAGAACCTCAAGGCGCTGATGGCACCCTTCGGCGGGTGGCTCATGCCGATCCAGTACTCGGGGATCATCGCCGAGCACAAATGGTGCCGGGAGAAGGGCGCGCTCTTCGATATCTGCCACATGGGGGAGTTCCTCTTCAAGGGGGACCTGGTCGCCGACGGGCTGGAGGGGGTGTTCACCTTCCCGGTCAGCACCATTCCCGTGGGGCGCTCGCGCTACGGGTTCCTGCTGAACGATGCCGGAGGAGTGATCGACGACCTCATCGTATTCCGGCTGGCGGGCGACGAGGCCATGATCGTGGTCAACGCAGCCACCACCGGCAACGATTTCGCCGTGATCCGCTCCCGGCTGAAGAATCCCGCCGCCCTCACCGACATCTCCGCCCGCACCGGTAAAGTTGATCTGCAGGGACCGCTCTCCCGCGCGATCATGGTGGAGCATTTCGGCGAGGCGATCAGGGACATCCCCTTCTTCAAGTTCATCAAAACGGCCATCCTGGGGAGCGACGCGATCGTGAGCCGGACCGGCTACACCGGCGAACTCGGCTACGAGATCTTCCTGCCGGCGGACAAGGTGCCCGAACTGTGGCGGCTGCTGCTCGAGGACCCGCGCGTTGCCCCCGCCGGGCTGGGCGCCCGCGACCTGTTGCGCCTGGAGATGGGGTACTCCCTCTACGGCAACGACCTCGACGAAACCATCACCCCCCTCACCGCCGGGCTCTCCTCCTTCGTGAACATGGACAAGGAATTCGTCGGCAAGGCGGCCCTGGAGCGGGAGCTGGTGCAGGGCTCCCCCCGGATGAAGGTCGCCTTCAAGGTCGACTCCCGGCGTGCGCCGCGTCACCATTACCGGATCCTGCACCAGGGGGAGGAGGTGGGTGTCGTAACCAGCGGCGCTTTCTCACCCATGCTCTCCTGTGGCATCGGCCTGGGGCTGGTCAAACCCGGGGCGGCGGCGCTCGGGACACGGCTCACCATCAGGCATGAAAAGGTGGAGATGGAGGCGCAGGTGGTCGAACTTCCCTTCTACACCGGAGGATCCTTAAGGTCATAA
- a CDS encoding 2-hydroxyacyl-CoA dehydratase family protein, whose translation MRRVGFTTTIPLEVLVAAGVVPIDLNNVFITHPENYSLIEDAELTGFPRNVCAWIKGIYGAVVASGVKEMIAVTEGDCSYTKALMEVLSLNGVQVYPFAYPASREALPLKAEIEKLMSVFGVGWPEVGEAKERLDRIRAKVHEIDRLTWQENRVSGEENHYFQVCTSDMNGDLDAFEAEVDAFLAQATQRPERGERIRLAYLGVPPIVSGLYGFVEEVGARVVFNETQRQFSMPYGIQDLVEQYRTYTYPYDIFHRLGDISSELEKRKVDGVIHYVQSFCFRQIEDMVLRKSIKLPILTLEGDKPGKVDARTKIRLEGFLELLEERS comes from the coding sequence TTGCGCAGAGTAGGCTTTACCACCACCATCCCGCTGGAAGTACTGGTCGCGGCGGGCGTGGTCCCCATCGACCTGAACAACGTCTTCATCACCCACCCCGAAAACTACTCACTGATAGAAGATGCCGAATTGACCGGCTTCCCCCGCAACGTCTGCGCCTGGATCAAGGGTATCTACGGCGCCGTGGTCGCCAGCGGCGTAAAGGAGATGATCGCCGTTACCGAAGGTGACTGCAGCTACACGAAGGCGCTCATGGAGGTCCTTTCGCTGAACGGCGTCCAGGTCTACCCCTTCGCCTATCCGGCGAGCCGCGAGGCCCTTCCGCTCAAGGCGGAGATAGAGAAGCTCATGTCCGTTTTCGGTGTCGGCTGGCCGGAGGTGGGCGAGGCGAAAGAGCGCCTGGACCGGATCAGGGCGAAGGTGCACGAGATAGACCGCCTCACCTGGCAGGAGAACCGGGTCAGCGGCGAGGAGAACCACTACTTCCAGGTCTGCACCTCGGATATGAACGGCGACCTGGACGCCTTCGAGGCGGAGGTCGACGCCTTCCTGGCGCAGGCAACGCAGAGGCCCGAGCGCGGGGAGCGGATCAGGCTGGCCTACCTGGGGGTCCCCCCCATCGTTTCCGGGCTGTATGGTTTCGTCGAGGAGGTCGGTGCCCGCGTGGTCTTCAACGAAACCCAGCGGCAGTTCTCCATGCCGTACGGCATCCAGGACCTGGTGGAGCAATACCGCACCTACACCTACCCCTACGACATCTTCCACCGGCTCGGCGACATCAGCAGTGAACTGGAGAAACGGAAAGTGGACGGGGTTATCCACTATGTGCAGTCGTTCTGCTTCAGGCAGATCGAGGACATGGTGCTCAGAAAGAGCATCAAGCTCCCGATTCTGACGCTCGAAGGTGACAAGCCGGGTAAGGTCGATGCCAGGACAAAGATCA